One Nitrospira sp. DNA window includes the following coding sequences:
- a CDS encoding CBS domain-containing protein: MSTLSRPGVPVGGFKTVGQVHATNDLVFGRTHNAMGVAVELLTTHTPGAPVVDDAGQFIGFVSEFDILRALSAEKDLNQLTAGDVMGKDRIAVTDETSIEDALKLMDEKRLLNLPVQRNGKVTHSITRHDILRAWIGLGVDIENPAM, encoded by the coding sequence ATGTCTACGTTATCCAGACCGGGCGTTCCTGTCGGAGGCTTCAAGACAGTGGGGCAGGTGCATGCGACGAACGATCTCGTATTTGGCCGGACACACAATGCGATGGGTGTGGCGGTGGAACTGCTGACAACGCATACACCGGGTGCGCCGGTTGTCGATGATGCGGGACAATTTATCGGCTTCGTGAGCGAGTTCGACATTTTGCGCGCGCTGAGCGCGGAGAAGGATCTGAATCAACTTACAGCCGGAGACGTCATGGGGAAGGATCGAATTGCTGTGACCGATGAGACGAGCATCGAAGACGCCCTCAAGCTGATGGATGAGAAGCGGCTGCTGAACCTTCCGGTTCAACGCAATGGAAAGGTGACCCATTCGATCACCCGCCACGACATTCTGCGGGCATGGATCGGATTGGGCGTCGATATCGAGAATCCGGCAATGTAA
- a CDS encoding superoxide dismutase family protein, translating to MMNLFTGIGSAVITGLVLGGCSSYHTGKLSAPLHANAVIAGPGITGEARLYQEYEGRVRIKLNLQGTADSKLTSGLHAIHIHETGNCEPFSAAKGHFDGNSDSQVNPEANVSPGLGNHPYHLGDLQNLSVDENRNGSLYTITSRVTLSDGLNSLFDKDGSAFIIHELQDKYLPDPPTKDAPGGPRIACGIIVKR from the coding sequence ATGATGAATTTGTTCACAGGAATCGGTTCCGCCGTGATAACCGGACTCGTCCTAGGAGGCTGTTCTTCCTATCACACGGGCAAGCTGAGCGCTCCGCTGCACGCGAACGCGGTCATTGCAGGGCCGGGGATCACGGGGGAGGCGCGGCTCTACCAGGAGTATGAAGGCCGTGTGCGGATCAAGCTCAATCTGCAGGGGACGGCAGACAGCAAGCTGACGTCGGGGTTGCATGCCATCCATATTCATGAAACCGGAAACTGCGAGCCATTCTCGGCTGCGAAGGGGCACTTCGACGGCAACAGCGATTCGCAAGTCAATCCCGAGGCGAATGTCAGCCCCGGCCTCGGCAATCATCCGTATCACCTCGGAGATCTCCAGAATCTCTCCGTCGATGAGAATCGAAACGGGTCGCTCTATACCATCACGAGCCGCGTGACGCTGTCGGACGGATTGAATTCGTTGTTCGACAAGGACGGGAGCGCTTTCATCATCCATGAGTTGCAGGATAAGTATCTGCCCGACCCGCCGACCAAAGATGCGCCGGGCGGTCCGCGGATTGCCTGCGGCATCATCGTAAAACGGTAA
- the ppk2 gene encoding polyphosphate kinase 2 — MAGEDESAGKSENRKVSRADRDAEAIAGNDGELLADELEAIPTAIPQQGDGYRQAQSKAVDQVAYAIGVAGHALTDDDLIRINTRRGLLTLLKRKEVDLEEVRKTLLYEQELRQLQVELVRLQRWVQESGQRIAILVEGRDAAGKGGTIRRFTEHLNPRAMRVVALPKPSDEERGQWYFQRYIRQLPNKGEIVFFDRSWYNRAVVEPVMGFCSKKDHQRFLQQVTEFEHMLYEDGVTIIKFWFSISKDEQAKRFEARRQNPLKQWKLSPVDEKAQELWDSYTRYKEEMFSKTHATFSPWIIVKANDKQSARLESLRYVLNLLPYKGKEETQIRLTPDPNIITRFHRKMVELDL, encoded by the coding sequence ATGGCTGGTGAAGACGAGTCGGCCGGTAAATCGGAGAATAGAAAAGTGAGTCGAGCTGATCGGGATGCCGAGGCGATTGCCGGTAACGATGGCGAGTTGCTGGCCGATGAACTGGAAGCCATTCCGACAGCGATCCCCCAGCAGGGCGACGGCTACCGTCAGGCACAGAGCAAGGCCGTCGATCAGGTCGCGTATGCCATCGGTGTCGCCGGGCATGCGTTGACGGATGACGACTTGATTCGCATCAACACCCGCAGGGGGTTGTTGACGCTCCTGAAGCGGAAAGAAGTGGATCTGGAGGAAGTCCGCAAGACGTTGCTCTACGAGCAGGAATTGCGGCAGCTTCAGGTCGAGCTGGTTCGATTGCAGCGGTGGGTGCAGGAGAGCGGGCAGCGGATTGCGATTCTGGTCGAAGGCCGCGATGCGGCAGGGAAGGGCGGTACGATCCGCCGCTTTACTGAACATCTGAATCCTCGCGCCATGCGAGTCGTCGCGCTCCCCAAGCCGTCGGATGAAGAGCGTGGCCAGTGGTATTTCCAGCGCTATATCCGGCAATTGCCGAACAAAGGCGAGATCGTCTTCTTCGACCGCAGTTGGTACAACCGCGCCGTCGTCGAACCGGTGATGGGGTTTTGCAGCAAGAAGGATCATCAACGCTTTCTGCAGCAGGTCACCGAGTTCGAACATATGCTCTACGAAGACGGGGTGACCATCATCAAGTTCTGGTTCTCCATCTCCAAGGATGAGCAGGCCAAACGTTTTGAGGCGCGTCGACAGAATCCCCTCAAGCAGTGGAAGCTGAGTCCGGTCGATGAGAAAGCGCAAGAGCTCTGGGATTCCTACACGCGCTATAAAGAGGAAATGTTCAGCAAGACGCACGCGACCTTCAGCCCCTGGATCATTGTGAAGGCGAATGACAAGCAGTCTGCGCGGTTGGAGAGCCTGCGGTATGTGTTGAATCTTCTGCCCTACAAGGGCAAGGAAGAGACCCAGATTCGCCTGACACCGGATCCCAATATCATCACGCGCTTCCATCGCAAGATGGTGGAGCTCGATTTGTGA
- a CDS encoding DsrE family protein — MATFIISGSRGTDDPTMATLPFVAAKAAKEQGHDVVLWLWNEAVTLGRKGTADHVHGVNLTPLKDLLAGVQAANIPIWVCGACAVARQIGGADLVAGASIKGMPDYIKAVAERDRSVVF, encoded by the coding sequence ATGGCGACGTTTATTATTTCTGGCAGCCGAGGCACGGATGATCCTACGATGGCGACACTCCCGTTTGTCGCGGCAAAAGCGGCCAAAGAGCAGGGACACGACGTGGTGCTCTGGCTCTGGAACGAAGCGGTGACGCTGGGACGGAAGGGTACGGCCGATCATGTTCATGGTGTGAATCTAACACCGCTAAAAGACTTGCTTGCCGGGGTACAAGCTGCAAATATTCCCATATGGGTCTGCGGCGCCTGTGCGGTGGCGAGGCAAATCGGTGGAGCTGATCTGGTCGCAGGTGCATCAATCAAGGGGATGCCCGACTATATCAAGGCTGTAGCCGAGCGTGATCGCAGTGTCGTGTTCTAA
- a CDS encoding c-type cytochrome, which produces MTTMTITRVLAAVLVCGVVSASALSAAERPMMQPRVPADKLAEARALASPLPNSAEIVEKGKALYNGKGTCFNCHGKDGSGNGMAAVGLDPSPRNFQHHGFWRHRTEGEIYWVIKHGSPGTAMIGFGDQLSDEEIWSLIQYERSFAGEHGPGMMGHREGMGSGMGPGGGMGGMGHRGPKDGMGCRETESCEK; this is translated from the coding sequence ATGACGACGATGACAATCACACGTGTGCTGGCGGCTGTTCTAGTTTGCGGTGTCGTGAGTGCGTCGGCCTTGTCGGCAGCTGAGCGACCCATGATGCAGCCGCGCGTGCCGGCTGACAAGCTGGCGGAAGCGCGCGCATTGGCGAGTCCGTTGCCGAATTCCGCCGAGATCGTCGAGAAGGGCAAGGCGCTCTACAACGGCAAAGGCACGTGCTTCAATTGCCACGGCAAAGACGGATCGGGCAACGGTATGGCGGCAGTCGGTCTCGATCCCTCGCCGCGTAATTTTCAACACCATGGATTCTGGCGGCATCGGACGGAAGGCGAGATTTACTGGGTCATCAAGCACGGCTCGCCCGGCACGGCTATGATCGGATTCGGCGATCAACTCAGCGATGAGGAGATCTGGTCCCTCATCCAATACGAGCGAAGCTTTGCCGGAGAACATGGGCCAGGCATGATGGGGCACAGAGAAGGCATGGGCTCCGGAATGGGACCCGGCGGAGGGATGGGCGGCATGGGACACCGCGGACCGAAAGACGGGATGGGGTGCCGTGAAACGGAGAGCTGCGAGAAGTAA
- a CDS encoding c-type cytochrome produces the protein MDQHCSRVNGRVAVVIGFVLSMTAGLVLAQSRIGLAADPGEQIVKSLCVQCHRIEGKPAPRKTKKAPDLIWAGNKYQRDWLEGWLRNPDFKHYPVGYDFRPERKKRHLALPADQAKAVAGFLAKRKDARITEGVMKPSTPEQLERGQKLYREHGCQNCHFTPAKTAKGYAGGTASTSFIKINERLYADWVYRFNQNPNDFEPESGAYIPKPPLPDEDIYAITAYMMTLK, from the coding sequence ATGGATCAGCATTGCTCGCGCGTGAACGGACGAGTCGCGGTGGTCATCGGTTTCGTACTCTCGATGACGGCGGGGCTGGTTCTGGCCCAGTCCCGAATAGGGCTTGCGGCTGATCCCGGAGAGCAGATCGTGAAGTCGCTGTGCGTGCAATGTCATCGGATTGAAGGGAAGCCCGCCCCGCGCAAAACGAAGAAAGCGCCCGATCTCATCTGGGCCGGGAACAAATATCAGCGAGACTGGCTGGAAGGGTGGCTCCGGAATCCCGACTTCAAACATTACCCCGTCGGCTACGACTTTCGCCCGGAGCGCAAGAAGCGGCACCTGGCCTTGCCTGCCGATCAAGCGAAGGCGGTGGCGGGGTTTCTTGCGAAGCGGAAGGACGCTCGCATCACCGAAGGTGTGATGAAACCGAGCACGCCGGAACAGTTGGAGCGAGGCCAGAAGTTGTATCGGGAGCATGGCTGCCAGAACTGCCACTTCACGCCGGCGAAGACGGCAAAAGGGTATGCGGGAGGGACGGCAAGCACATCCTTTATCAAGATCAATGAACGTTTGTATGCGGATTGGGTGTACCGCTTCAATCAGAATCCGAACGACTTCGAGCCGGAGAGCGGCGCCTATATCCCGAAGCCGCCGCTGCCGGACGAAGATATCTATGCAATCACGGCGTACATGATGACGCTCAAGTAA